The Spirochaetota bacterium genome has a segment encoding these proteins:
- a CDS encoding Hsp20/alpha crystallin family protein, with translation MYSTYEILEDLYGLSTLADRVFSEYPVSTGRAEFPRVNLAEHDDIVEITAMMPGVSPGSLNLQLVDKSIVIEGEKKADYEDQPYLRKERMFGSFKKSVTLPYGVDHERIEASVSEGILRIRLHKSEDAKPKKIEIH, from the coding sequence ATGTACAGCACTTACGAAATTCTCGAGGATCTCTACGGGCTCAGCACCCTGGCCGACAGGGTTTTCAGTGAGTACCCGGTAAGCACGGGGCGGGCGGAGTTCCCGCGCGTAAACCTGGCGGAACACGACGACATTGTGGAAATCACCGCGATGATGCCGGGGGTAAGCCCCGGGTCCCTTAATCTTCAGTTGGTGGACAAGAGCATCGTCATCGAAGGCGAGAAGAAGGCCGACTATGAGGACCAGCCTTACCTCCGCAAGGAGCGCATGTTCGGAAGCTTCAAGAAATCGGTGACGCTGCCGTACGGCGTGGACCACGAACGTATCGAGGCATCGGTCAGTGAAGGCATACTCAGAATCAGGCTCCACAAGAGCGAAGACGCGAAGCCCAAGAAGATCGAAATTCATTAA
- a CDS encoding DUF4445 domain-containing protein produces the protein MPRILFMPANLSAEAAPGTPLIEAARAAGVSIDLPCGGKGTCGKCAVRVADGIIAHNDSFPSTESPDDPGTVRACASLVADGPAVIEVLATHEAALIAMDGAGAPEELPAPLDPDGPLAAIIRLSVPAPGADDGLSDMDRTLRALAAKGFANGLGFSTGALRALAGELRAEEGNLAVTLTREGFPRVIRAVRAGSSRGNYGLAVDLGTTTVAALLVDLESGIPLASRSAYNGQIRFGRDVIGRINFASRPGGLDELAMAARDSINGIIGALAEAKGIHPMEINAAVISGNTVMTHLLLGLVPEYIRLAPYTPTVLSVPPLAAHDAGIRINPGAALALSPCVGSYVGGDITAGLLASGVARQSEGVSLFLDIGTNGELVVGGREFLMTCACSAGPAFEGGGIDSGMRAAPGAIDRVTVDPESGEPAANVMGGGPARGICGSGMIALVAELFRAGMLDPSGKLVREPARGRVAVSDRKASYLLADEAPGGRTVSISENDIGNLVRAKAAIYAACTLVLSHLGLDFGDLARVYVAGGFGKFLDLEHAITVGLLPDLPRDRFTYLGNASLLGSYRALVSERERALQRELAARMTYIDPGADPAYMDHYTAALFLPHTDARRFPSVRIKK, from the coding sequence ATGCCCAGAATCCTCTTCATGCCCGCGAACCTTTCCGCTGAAGCCGCGCCGGGCACCCCACTCATCGAGGCCGCCCGCGCCGCGGGCGTTTCGATAGACCTCCCCTGCGGGGGAAAGGGCACCTGCGGCAAGTGCGCGGTACGGGTGGCGGACGGAATTATCGCGCATAACGACTCTTTCCCCTCAACCGAAAGCCCCGACGATCCCGGGACCGTGCGCGCCTGTGCATCGCTTGTCGCCGACGGGCCGGCCGTCATAGAGGTGCTCGCCACCCACGAAGCGGCCCTCATCGCGATGGACGGGGCGGGAGCCCCCGAGGAGTTGCCCGCACCGCTCGATCCCGACGGACCCCTTGCCGCAATCATCCGACTCAGCGTACCCGCACCCGGCGCGGACGACGGGCTTTCGGACATGGACCGGACCCTCAGGGCGCTCGCCGCGAAAGGCTTTGCAAACGGGCTGGGATTCTCGACCGGCGCCCTCCGCGCGCTCGCCGGCGAGCTGCGCGCGGAAGAGGGGAACCTGGCGGTGACCCTTACGCGCGAAGGATTTCCCCGCGTGATACGCGCGGTACGCGCGGGCTCTTCCCGGGGAAATTACGGGCTTGCCGTGGACCTGGGAACCACTACCGTCGCGGCGCTCCTCGTGGACCTGGAATCGGGGATACCGCTCGCTTCAAGGAGCGCGTACAATGGGCAGATACGCTTCGGGCGCGACGTGATCGGGAGGATCAATTTCGCGTCACGGCCGGGGGGGCTGGACGAGCTCGCAATGGCCGCGCGGGATTCCATCAACGGGATAATCGGCGCGCTCGCGGAGGCGAAGGGAATACATCCGATGGAAATCAACGCGGCGGTCATCTCCGGGAACACGGTCATGACGCACCTCCTCCTGGGACTCGTCCCCGAATACATCCGGCTGGCACCCTACACGCCCACGGTATTATCGGTCCCCCCGCTTGCCGCGCACGACGCCGGGATCCGCATCAATCCCGGGGCGGCGCTCGCGCTGTCGCCCTGCGTGGGAAGCTACGTGGGCGGCGACATTACCGCGGGACTGCTCGCGAGCGGCGTTGCGCGACAGAGCGAAGGGGTTTCCCTTTTCCTTGACATCGGCACGAACGGCGAGCTCGTCGTCGGGGGGCGCGAATTCCTCATGACCTGCGCGTGTTCCGCGGGACCGGCCTTCGAGGGCGGCGGCATCGACAGCGGCATGCGGGCGGCGCCGGGCGCGATCGACCGCGTGACGGTCGACCCGGAAAGCGGGGAACCGGCGGCGAACGTGATGGGCGGCGGTCCCGCGCGGGGAATATGCGGATCGGGCATGATCGCGCTCGTCGCGGAGCTCTTCCGTGCCGGGATGCTCGATCCCTCGGGGAAGCTCGTACGCGAGCCCGCGCGGGGGCGCGTCGCGGTCTCGGACAGAAAGGCGTCCTACCTGCTGGCGGATGAGGCGCCGGGCGGACGGACCGTGTCCATTTCGGAAAACGATATCGGGAACCTGGTGCGCGCGAAGGCGGCCATTTACGCGGCCTGCACGCTCGTCCTCTCGCACCTTGGCCTTGATTTCGGCGACCTCGCGCGCGTGTACGTCGCGGGAGGGTTCGGGAAATTTCTTGACCTGGAGCACGCGATCACCGTGGGGCTGCTTCCCGATCTCCCCCGGGACCGGTTCACCTACCTGGGGAACGCGTCGCTCCTGGGAAGCTACCGCGCGCTGGTATCGGAACGGGAGCGCGCGCTCCAGCGGGAGCTCGCCGCGCGCATGACCTACATCGACCCGGGCGCCGACCCCGCGTACATGGACCACTACACCGCGGCCCTCTTTCTTCCGCACACGGACGCGCGCAGGTTTCCGTCGGTGCGGATTAAAAAATAA
- a CDS encoding anti-sigma factor antagonist: MSDKIRCTRKGDEFQVSFLTAKLDIFCAADITETFAGEFEKSGSGARRVAFLLHNVEQIDSTVLGFLVRTHIRLGRNGVRTILRNPSPGIAGVLRTSGLDRDFTIENA; the protein is encoded by the coding sequence ATGAGCGATAAAATACGATGTACCCGCAAGGGCGATGAGTTCCAGGTTTCATTCCTGACGGCAAAGCTTGATATCTTTTGCGCCGCGGATATCACCGAGACCTTTGCAGGAGAATTCGAGAAGTCCGGCAGCGGCGCACGCAGGGTCGCCTTTCTTCTCCACAATGTCGAGCAGATTGATTCCACGGTCCTGGGCTTCCTGGTGCGCACGCATATAAGGCTCGGCAGAAACGGCGTTCGGACCATCCTCAGGAATCCGAGTCCCGGAATCGCGGGGGTTCTGCGCACGTCCGGCCTTGACCGGGACTTCACGATTGAAAACGCCTGA
- a CDS encoding SDR family NAD(P)-dependent oxidoreductase, whose translation MSKKIIITGASGGFGRLTTSTLLRKGHTVIAAMRDPSGKNKGVADTLTREGARVVEIDVTDDSSVVNGMENALEWSGGIDVVVNNAGVGVLGFQETFTSKDWKRLFDINVFGVQRVNRAILPHMRARHAGLLIHISSLLGRMVLPYFGAYCASKAALEALADAYRIELSSWGIESVIVEPGAYGTGFEKHLMRPSDEERRKDYGAMADDPERRIESFGKMFEGPQAPNPQWVADAVAGLVDMPRGERPFRTTVDRLGMGQAIEPYNKSIEEIQRHIYSAFGMGELLKLSA comes from the coding sequence ATGTCAAAAAAAATCATTATTACCGGGGCGAGCGGGGGTTTCGGCCGCCTTACGACCTCGACGCTGCTGCGCAAGGGTCATACCGTAATCGCCGCGATGCGGGACCCCTCGGGAAAAAATAAGGGGGTGGCCGATACGCTCACGCGTGAAGGTGCGCGTGTCGTCGAAATTGACGTGACCGACGATTCAAGCGTCGTCAACGGAATGGAAAACGCCCTCGAATGGAGCGGGGGGATCGACGTGGTTGTGAACAACGCGGGCGTGGGCGTGCTCGGGTTCCAGGAAACCTTTACCTCAAAGGACTGGAAGCGCCTGTTCGACATCAACGTGTTCGGCGTGCAGCGTGTCAACCGCGCCATTCTCCCGCACATGCGTGCGCGTCACGCGGGGCTCCTCATCCACATCTCGAGTCTCCTGGGACGCATGGTCCTTCCCTACTTCGGGGCATATTGCGCCTCAAAGGCGGCGCTCGAGGCGCTCGCGGACGCCTACCGCATCGAGCTCTCATCCTGGGGGATCGAGTCGGTCATCGTGGAGCCGGGCGCGTACGGGACCGGTTTCGAAAAGCACCTTATGCGCCCGTCGGACGAGGAGCGCAGGAAGGACTACGGCGCGATGGCCGACGACCCGGAGCGGCGCATTGAATCTTTTGGTAAGATGTTCGAGGGTCCCCAGGCGCCCAACCCCCAGTGGGTCGCGGACGCCGTGGCGGGCCTGGTCGATATGCCCCGCGGTGAGCGGCCGTTCCGCACTACGGTCGACCGACTGGGAATGGGCCAGGCGATCGAACCCTACAACAAATCTATAGAAGAGATCCAGAGACATATTTACAGCGCGTTCGGTATGGGCGAGCTGCTGAAGCTGAGCGCCTGA
- a CDS encoding 4-hydroxybutyrate CoA-transferase, with protein sequence MNYTEEYKNKLSTAEEAVMLVKSGDWVDYGHFACSPTYLDPVLAKRVKELRDVKVRAVCYPGLAAVAMADPSRRSFTYNNWHFSGGDRMLHDRGLCNYIPLNYHEGADYYRHLRADVFMVKAAPMDRFGYFNFGPSNSITRAIAESASIVIVEVNTNVPYCHGGHNEGIHISDVHCIVESDNAPLISVPAAAVSEADRRIAERIIAQIEDGSCIQLGIGGMPNAVGMMIADSGLKDLGVHTEMLVDAYVDMYESGCVTNRRKSIDPGKIVYTFALGSRRLYDFLDRNPSCASYSADYTNDPVRIAFNDKVVSINNAVEVDLYGQVASESSGTRQISGTGGQFDFAFGAFHSKGGKSFLCLSSTKQDKQGNILSRIRPTLAPGTIVTVPRTIAQYIVTEYGIAMLKGKSTWERCEALIEIAHPSFHEDLIREAGVMGIWTKGHKEDALVA encoded by the coding sequence ATGAACTACACAGAGGAATATAAGAACAAACTCTCAACCGCGGAAGAGGCGGTCATGCTGGTGAAGTCGGGCGACTGGGTCGACTACGGGCATTTCGCCTGTTCGCCCACGTACCTGGACCCGGTGCTCGCGAAGCGCGTGAAGGAATTGCGCGACGTCAAGGTGCGCGCGGTCTGTTATCCCGGTCTGGCCGCAGTCGCGATGGCCGATCCCTCGCGCCGGTCGTTCACGTACAACAACTGGCATTTTTCCGGCGGGGACCGTATGCTTCACGACAGGGGGCTCTGCAACTACATACCGCTCAACTACCACGAGGGGGCGGACTACTACCGGCACCTGCGGGCCGACGTGTTTATGGTGAAGGCGGCGCCCATGGACCGGTTCGGCTATTTCAATTTCGGGCCTTCAAATTCGATCACCCGCGCCATCGCGGAGAGCGCCTCTATAGTGATCGTGGAGGTGAATACGAACGTTCCGTACTGCCACGGCGGCCACAACGAGGGCATCCATATCTCGGACGTTCACTGCATCGTCGAATCCGACAACGCGCCACTCATAAGCGTGCCCGCCGCCGCGGTGAGCGAGGCGGACCGGCGTATCGCCGAACGCATTATCGCGCAGATCGAGGACGGCTCCTGCATACAACTGGGGATCGGCGGGATGCCCAATGCCGTGGGCATGATGATCGCGGACTCCGGACTGAAGGACCTGGGCGTGCACACGGAGATGCTCGTGGACGCCTATGTGGACATGTACGAATCGGGCTGCGTGACCAACCGCCGGAAATCGATCGATCCGGGGAAGATCGTCTACACCTTCGCGCTCGGGAGCAGGAGGCTCTACGATTTCCTGGACCGGAACCCCTCCTGTGCGAGCTATTCGGCGGACTACACGAACGATCCCGTGCGCATCGCGTTTAACGATAAGGTGGTTTCGATCAACAATGCGGTCGAGGTCGACCTGTACGGGCAGGTGGCCTCCGAGTCCAGCGGCACCAGGCAGATATCCGGTACCGGCGGGCAGTTCGACTTTGCCTTTGGCGCGTTCCATTCGAAGGGCGGGAAGTCATTCCTGTGCCTGTCCTCCACGAAACAGGACAAGCAGGGGAACATCCTCTCGCGGATCCGCCCTACGCTTGCGCCCGGAACCATCGTGACCGTGCCGCGTACCATCGCGCAGTATATCGTCACCGAGTACGGCATCGCGATGCTCAAGGGCAAGAGCACCTGGGAACGCTGCGAGGCGCTCATCGAGATCGCGCACCCGAGCTTCCATGAAGACCTGATACGCGAAGCCGGGGTCATGGGTATCTGGACAAAGGGACACAAGGAGGACGCGCTGGTCGCGTAA
- a CDS encoding Hsp20/alpha crystallin family protein yields MSNVIVSDNKTATAREAIMISPAADVYETPNEYVIKADMPGVSRENLEITVENNELRISGKMADVDPENLRYTEFGRYQYGRSFQLGDGIDREKIQASLANGVLTLTLSKSEAVKPRRIEVKVA; encoded by the coding sequence ATGTCGAACGTAATTGTATCGGATAATAAGACCGCGACGGCACGCGAAGCGATAATGATCAGCCCGGCCGCGGACGTGTACGAAACCCCGAACGAGTATGTCATCAAGGCCGACATGCCCGGGGTGAGCAGGGAAAACCTGGAAATAACCGTGGAAAACAACGAGCTCAGGATCAGCGGCAAGATGGCGGACGTTGATCCCGAAAACCTGAGGTACACGGAATTCGGGCGTTACCAATACGGCCGCTCCTTTCAATTGGGAGACGGTATCGACCGCGAAAAGATTCAGGCGAGCCTGGCGAACGGTGTGCTCACCCTGACGCTGTCAAAGAGCGAGGCCGTGAAGCCGCGGAGAATCGAGGTCAAGGTGGCGTAA
- a CDS encoding 2-hydroxyacyl-CoA dehydratase has product MKQTTEALIKDEYTGAPSKRALAYVQSKRENKAPVVGIYCAYAPLELVRAMDAVPALLCAFANGPIEKAEAVLPSNLCPLIKSSYGFIISDTCPFFSLSDAVIAETTCDGKKKMFELITGYKPLHVMDLPQVPDAAEAEQNWTAMIGKLKAFLENTFKTTITDKRIEEEIKDTNEKNRMMRKLFSYASRVPSAIGWSELYDIIFTATPSSGRDLKPLLDTAFARLEERVARNECHGAPGAPRVLVTGSPLGGDATKVFRVIEEAGGVVNAIDNCTGMKCFMDDIEENTGNPLAALARRYLKIPCSCMTPNRRRLDTMDCLVAQFKPDVVVDVVLHACHSYNIESHKLGKHVMEKHGLPFLKIVTDYSTGDIEQLRTRIEAVLESARARMSAAGR; this is encoded by the coding sequence ATGAAACAGACGACCGAAGCATTGATAAAAGACGAATATACGGGCGCGCCTTCCAAGAGAGCCCTCGCCTACGTCCAGTCGAAGCGCGAAAATAAAGCGCCCGTCGTGGGAATCTACTGCGCCTACGCCCCGCTGGAGCTGGTGCGCGCGATGGACGCCGTCCCGGCGCTGCTGTGCGCGTTCGCGAACGGGCCCATAGAAAAAGCGGAGGCCGTGCTGCCCTCCAACCTGTGCCCACTCATCAAGTCGAGCTACGGGTTCATCATATCCGACACCTGCCCCTTCTTTTCCCTTTCGGACGCCGTTATCGCGGAGACGACCTGTGACGGTAAAAAAAAGATGTTCGAGCTGATCACCGGGTATAAGCCGCTCCACGTCATGGACCTCCCCCAGGTCCCGGACGCCGCCGAGGCCGAGCAGAACTGGACGGCGATGATTGGCAAGCTGAAAGCGTTCCTCGAGAATACCTTTAAGACGACCATAACCGACAAGCGTATCGAAGAGGAAATCAAGGACACCAATGAAAAGAACCGAATGATGAGAAAGCTCTTTTCCTACGCGTCGCGCGTGCCGTCGGCGATAGGATGGAGCGAGCTCTACGATATCATTTTCACCGCTACCCCGTCATCCGGGCGCGATTTAAAGCCCCTGCTCGATACCGCGTTCGCGCGGCTTGAAGAGCGCGTGGCGCGCAACGAGTGTCACGGCGCGCCCGGCGCGCCCCGCGTGCTCGTGACGGGGAGTCCCCTGGGAGGGGATGCCACGAAGGTATTCCGGGTGATCGAGGAGGCGGGCGGCGTAGTGAACGCGATCGACAACTGCACCGGCATGAAATGCTTCATGGACGACATAGAGGAGAACACCGGCAATCCGCTGGCCGCCCTCGCCCGGCGCTATCTGAAAATCCCCTGTTCCTGCATGACGCCGAACCGGCGGCGCCTGGACACCATGGACTGCCTAGTCGCCCAATTCAAGCCCGACGTGGTGGTGGACGTGGTCCTGCACGCCTGTCATTCCTACAATATCGAATCGCACAAGCTGGGGAAGCACGTCATGGAAAAACACGGACTGCCCTTTCTAAAAATCGTCACCGATTATTCCACCGGCGACATCGAGCAGCTGCGCACCCGCATCGAGGCGGTGCTGGAAAGCGCCCGGGCGCGCATGTCGGCGGCAGGCAGATAG
- a CDS encoding VWA domain-containing protein, giving the protein MVVAAVVTAAFMLSCGGPNLGGQGKRAEKMYAPQYAAQSKDAKAGKSAPRMDMMKERAKDETELNTEEYDSIKENEFLDAQKNPLSTFSADVDTASYSNVRRFVAQNQMPPKGAVRVEEMLNYFTYEYPQPGNDAPFSFTTELAPCPWNQANRLLLIGLQAKKIPVEQMPPSNLVFLLDVSGSMNAANKLPLLKNAFKLLVNQLRAKDRVAIVVYAGAAGVVLPSTPGDKKDMILDTLENLRAGGSTAGGAGIQLAYAVAKENFLPNGNNRVVLATDGDFNVGASSNDELENMIVEKRKDGIFLTVLGFGMGNYKDAKMEKIADKGNGNFAYIDTIHEARKVLVQEMGATLYTIAKDVKVQAEFNPARVKAYRLVGYENRLMRAEEFNDDRKDAGELGSGHSVTVLYEITPAGAQIQLPGVDPLKYQASNLTDAAKTGGEIMTLKFRYKPPKSDQSILLTTVVNADEVQPGKESANLRYAAAVAQYGMLLRDSPFKGSSSYADVIERARAAQGRDAEGYRAEFIRLVDATRAIAGK; this is encoded by the coding sequence ATGGTCGTCGCCGCGGTCGTCACCGCGGCGTTCATGCTTTCATGCGGGGGGCCCAACCTGGGCGGCCAGGGAAAACGGGCGGAGAAGATGTACGCGCCCCAGTACGCGGCCCAATCGAAAGACGCGAAGGCCGGCAAATCGGCGCCCAGGATGGACATGATGAAGGAGCGCGCGAAGGACGAGACGGAACTCAACACCGAGGAATACGACAGCATTAAGGAAAACGAATTTCTCGACGCGCAGAAGAACCCGCTCTCGACCTTCTCGGCCGACGTCGATACGGCCTCGTACAGCAACGTGCGCCGCTTCGTGGCCCAGAACCAGATGCCGCCCAAGGGCGCCGTCCGCGTCGAGGAGATGCTGAATTATTTCACCTATGAATACCCGCAGCCCGGGAACGACGCCCCCTTCTCCTTCACCACGGAGCTCGCGCCGTGCCCCTGGAACCAGGCGAACAGGCTCCTGCTCATAGGCCTCCAGGCGAAGAAGATCCCGGTCGAACAGATGCCGCCCTCGAACCTGGTGTTCCTCCTGGACGTTTCGGGCTCCATGAACGCCGCGAACAAGCTCCCGCTTCTGAAAAACGCGTTCAAGCTGCTCGTGAACCAACTGCGCGCGAAGGACCGCGTGGCGATCGTCGTGTACGCGGGCGCGGCGGGGGTGGTGCTCCCCTCGACGCCCGGCGACAAGAAGGATATGATCCTCGACACCCTCGAAAACCTGCGGGCGGGCGGCTCGACCGCGGGCGGCGCGGGGATACAGCTCGCGTACGCGGTCGCGAAGGAGAACTTTCTCCCCAACGGAAATAACCGCGTGGTACTCGCCACCGACGGCGATTTCAACGTGGGTGCCTCCAGCAACGACGAGCTCGAAAACATGATCGTCGAGAAGCGGAAGGACGGTATTTTCCTCACCGTGCTCGGTTTCGGTATGGGGAACTACAAGGACGCGAAGATGGAGAAGATCGCCGACAAGGGCAACGGCAACTTCGCCTACATCGACACCATCCACGAGGCGCGCAAGGTGCTCGTCCAGGAGATGGGCGCCACGCTCTACACCATCGCGAAGGACGTGAAGGTCCAGGCCGAGTTCAACCCCGCGCGGGTGAAGGCCTACCGGCTCGTCGGTTACGAGAACCGCCTCATGCGCGCCGAGGAATTCAACGACGACAGGAAAGATGCGGGAGAGCTCGGTTCCGGGCATTCGGTGACGGTACTGTACGAGATAACGCCGGCGGGGGCGCAGATACAGCTTCCCGGTGTCGATCCGCTCAAGTACCAGGCATCGAACCTCACCGATGCCGCGAAGACCGGGGGCGAGATCATGACGCTCAAGTTCCGTTACAAGCCCCCGAAGTCCGACCAGAGCATACTCCTTACCACCGTGGTGAACGCGGACGAGGTGCAGCCCGGGAAGGAGAGCGCCAATTTAAGGTACGCCGCGGCGGTGGCGCAGTACGGCATGCTTCTCAGGGACTCCCCCTTCAAAGGAAGCTCGAGCTACGCGGACGTGATCGAGCGCGCCCGCGCCGCGCAGGGGCGCGACGCGGAGGGCTACCGGGCCGAATTCATTCGGCTCGTGGATGCGACGCGCGCGATCGCCGGGAAATAA
- the yedF gene encoding sulfurtransferase-like selenium metabolism protein YedF — translation MPRRRGSAATAGVPTFRQGVLFMKEIDARGLACPQPVLNARKALDEHDSIVILVDSTTAVENLRRMASSLACGFELAQQAGGYRIMITKTPATDTAVDDIASYTRCDVPAAGPTVVVLSGNTMGRGDDELGSVLIRSFVHTLAETARPDILVLYNTGVKLAARGADTAPDLAAMETAGTRILVCGTCINYFDLAGALAAGTVSNMYDITETMLGAGRLLNL, via the coding sequence ATGCCCCGCCGCCGCGGGTCCGCGGCGACGGCGGGCGTGCCGACATTTCGCCAGGGGGTTCTTTTCATGAAGGAGATCGACGCACGCGGGCTCGCGTGCCCGCAGCCCGTACTAAACGCCCGGAAGGCGCTCGACGAGCACGATTCCATAGTCATTCTCGTCGATTCCACGACCGCGGTCGAGAACCTGAGGCGCATGGCGTCCTCGCTCGCCTGCGGTTTCGAGCTTGCGCAGCAGGCGGGCGGATACCGCATCATGATCACGAAGACGCCGGCGACCGATACCGCCGTCGACGACATCGCCTCGTATACCCGCTGCGACGTGCCGGCGGCAGGCCCCACGGTCGTGGTGCTCTCCGGAAACACGATGGGCCGCGGCGATGACGAGCTTGGTTCGGTTCTGATCAGGAGCTTCGTCCACACCCTCGCCGAGACAGCCCGGCCCGACATCCTGGTCCTGTACAACACCGGCGTGAAACTCGCCGCCCGGGGAGCCGATACCGCGCCCGACCTGGCAGCCATGGAAACCGCGGGGACGAGGATTCTTGTCTGCGGGACATGCATCAACTACTTTGACCTCGCCGGCGCGCTTGCCGCGGGGACCGTCTCCAACATGTACGATATTACAGAAACCATGCTCGGCGCCGGAAGGCTTCTCAACCTGTAG
- a CDS encoding acetyl-CoA decarbonylase/synthase complex subunit gamma, producing the protein MALTGLQIQKLLPGTNCRECGSNTCLAFAMKLAAKKAELAACPYASDEAKRVLGEAGEPPVRSVGLGPDGKLVTGGETVLYRHEKTFVNRTIIAVAVPADAPEAEFDRALEAIRAYRFTRVGETFGIDMIALDDRGGDATGFTARAGRAFELCGLPLVLRSDRAEVLAAAAGVLKGSGSVLAPVGPADPRILADAARNAHCALALTAPDLDSLAALAGELREGGINALLLNFSTHSLLEKFQTNSIARRAAIMDNIKSLGLPFISFIDDADLLDGAARAVTGIAKYDGVIVLPSFDPALIAPLMTLRQNVFTDPQKPIQVEPKLYPIGEPGPDSPVFVTTNFSLTYFVVSAEIENSGISAWLLVPECEGMSVLTAWAAGKFGATSIAKFIREEGIEEKIMRRDIIIPGYVAQISGELEEALPGWKVLVGPQEASDLESYVKAHVKA; encoded by the coding sequence ATGGCCCTTACAGGATTGCAGATACAAAAGCTCCTCCCCGGCACAAACTGCCGGGAGTGCGGATCGAATACCTGCCTCGCGTTCGCGATGAAACTCGCGGCGAAAAAGGCGGAGCTCGCCGCCTGCCCATACGCCTCGGACGAGGCGAAGCGCGTCCTGGGCGAGGCGGGCGAACCCCCCGTGCGCAGTGTGGGACTGGGCCCGGATGGAAAGCTGGTGACGGGCGGCGAGACGGTGCTCTATCGCCACGAGAAAACATTCGTGAACCGCACGATAATCGCCGTAGCCGTGCCCGCCGATGCGCCCGAAGCCGAATTCGATCGCGCCCTGGAAGCGATACGCGCGTATCGCTTCACGCGCGTGGGCGAAACGTTCGGCATCGACATGATCGCGCTGGACGACCGGGGCGGCGACGCGACCGGCTTCACCGCGCGCGCGGGACGCGCGTTTGAACTATGCGGCCTTCCCCTGGTACTCAGGAGCGACCGCGCGGAGGTCCTCGCCGCGGCCGCAGGCGTGTTGAAGGGATCCGGAAGCGTGCTCGCGCCGGTGGGACCCGCAGACCCGCGGATCCTGGCCGACGCCGCGCGCAATGCGCACTGCGCGCTCGCCCTGACGGCGCCCGACCTGGATTCCCTGGCGGCGCTCGCCGGCGAGCTTCGCGAAGGCGGGATAAACGCCCTGCTCCTCAACTTTTCCACGCACTCACTCCTTGAAAAATTCCAGACGAACTCCATCGCGCGGCGGGCCGCGATCATGGACAATATCAAGTCCCTGGGCCTTCCCTTTATCTCGTTCATAGACGATGCGGACCTCCTGGACGGCGCGGCGCGCGCGGTGACCGGGATCGCGAAATACGACGGCGTAATAGTGCTTCCCTCATTCGATCCGGCCCTTATCGCGCCGCTCATGACGCTCCGCCAGAACGTCTTCACCGACCCGCAGAAACCCATCCAGGTGGAGCCCAAACTCTATCCCATAGGGGAGCCGGGCCCGGATTCGCCGGTTTTCGTCACCACCAACTTCTCGCTCACCTATTTCGTGGTTTCGGCGGAGATCGAGAACAGCGGGATAAGCGCCTGGCTCCTGGTGCCCGAGTGCGAGGGCATGAGCGTGCTTACGGCGTGGGCCGCCGGGAAGTTCGGCGCGACCTCGATCGCGAAGTTCATTCGAGAAGAGGGCATCGAGGAAAAGATTATGCGCCGAGACATCATTATCCCCGGCTACGTGGCCCAAATCTCGGGCGAGCTCGAGGAGGCCCTTCCCGGCTGGAAGGTACTCGTGGGACCGCAGGAGGCATCGGATCTGGAAAGCTACGTGAAGGCGCACGTGAAGGCGTAG